A DNA window from Paralichthys olivaceus isolate ysfri-2021 chromosome 11, ASM2471397v2, whole genome shotgun sequence contains the following coding sequences:
- the ompa gene encoding olfactory marker protein a — MDQAETPSDTMVLTFKEDSALTEMMRLRVSSLQRSGQKRQDGERLLLPHEAVYRLDFLIQGLNFSRWNFSLSGHGRVTITGISQHWTPDLTHLMTRQLLEPIGTFWRNADDPEDSALKCLEADMQEFGERIAELAKVRKVMYFLFAFKDGAEAANLSCSVEFTAEK; from the exons ATGGACCAGGCTGAGACTCCCTCTGACACCATGGTGCTGACGTTTAAAGAAGACTCTGCTCTGACCGAG ATGATGCGTCTTCGCGTGTCGTCGTTGCAGCGCTCGGGTCAAAAACGTCAGGACGGCGAGCGTCTGCTTCTTCCCCACGAAGCCGTGTATCGTCTGGACTTCCTCATCCAGGGGCTGAACTTCTCCCGCTGGaatttctccctctctggcCACGGCCGTGTCACCATCACTGGTATTTCCCAGCACTGGACCCCTGACCTCACCCACCTGATGACCCGGCAGCTACTAGAGCCCATCGGAACGTTCTGGCGTAACGCTGACGACCCCGAGGACTCGGCGCTCAAATGCCTGGAAGCGGACATGCAGGAGTTTGGCGAGAGGATCGCTGAGCTGGCCAAGGTCAGGAAGGTCATGTACTTCCTGTTTGCTTTCAAGGACGGAGCAGAGGCAGCGAACCTCAGCTGCTCGGTGGAGTTCACAGCAGAAAAATGA